The proteins below are encoded in one region of Nocardioides marmorisolisilvae:
- a CDS encoding lysoplasmalogenase → MSRLTLSTRLTFAYLGLAAADSWLAGSSRPLAATSRRLTKPLLMPTLAASLATDRRAMGSPLRSSTLVAQACGWGGDLMLLRHGTAAFAAGAGSFGVGHDAYVTGFRRHRDRGTRLRDTTTAKVAAGLVALGGPTMAIGAFNQEKALGPAVLGYTALLAGMLAHAGHLDPTLPARSRRLTLAGAALFVGSDTVLGAGRFLVKNPPPRLESVVMATYTAGQLLLSKGAALAG, encoded by the coding sequence GTGTCCCGCCTCACCCTCAGTACCCGGCTGACCTTCGCCTACCTCGGCCTTGCTGCAGCCGACAGCTGGCTCGCTGGCTCCAGCCGCCCGCTCGCCGCGACGTCACGACGGCTCACCAAGCCGCTGCTGATGCCGACCCTGGCCGCCTCGCTGGCCACAGATCGGCGGGCGATGGGCTCTCCGCTGCGGTCCAGCACGTTGGTCGCGCAGGCGTGCGGCTGGGGCGGCGACCTGATGCTCCTACGCCACGGCACCGCGGCGTTCGCCGCCGGAGCCGGGTCCTTCGGCGTCGGCCACGACGCGTACGTCACCGGCTTCCGTCGGCACCGCGACCGCGGCACGCGCCTGCGCGACACGACCACGGCCAAGGTCGCGGCGGGTCTCGTCGCGCTCGGCGGACCGACCATGGCGATCGGGGCGTTCAATCAGGAGAAGGCGCTCGGGCCGGCCGTGCTCGGCTACACCGCGCTGCTCGCCGGCATGCTCGCGCACGCCGGCCATCTCGACCCGACCCTGCCGGCTCGCTCGAGGCGGCTGACGTTGGCGGGCGCGGCGCTGTTCGTCGGCTCCGACACCGTTCTCGGCGCGGGCAGGTTCCTGGTCAAGAACCCACCGCCTCGCCTCGAGTCGGTGGTGATGGCGACCTACACGGCCGGACAGCTGCTGCTCAGCAAGGGCGCGGCGCTCGCTGGCTGA
- a CDS encoding ATP-dependent DNA helicase, with the protein MSAAAPAQEPRPNEAEGVRELLAAAVEALGGETRAGQVQMAEGVARAMESGQHLLVQAGTGTGKSLGYLVPALLHRERVVVATATLALQHQLVERDLPALTDAVADLLPQTPTYAVLKGRSNYACLHRVREGVPDDQGTLVDLPTGSIGAEVVALREWIEEEAEAGGTGEKDRAPRHTDRVWRQVSVSHRECLGAAKCPYATECFAERAKEKAARSHLVVTNHSLLAIDAIEGIPMIPEYDAVVIDEAHELVARVTQAATDELSPADVERAARRGQRHVEEHEADDLADAADALRNAIDGAAPGRVDQLPVELTDALALVRDAARALVSALPKDTDDAGATQARGWTQDIFATAERMAAGSERDVLWVSERDERRGGNQLCVAPLEVAGPMREKLLAEKTVVFTSATLKLGGDFDRVATSFGLELSSRGESWQGIDVGSPFDYGQQAILYLAKHLPQPGRDGMAQATLDEIVALVDALEGRTLGLFSSRRAAEAAAEEVRRRLPHLTTLAQGEAQLPELARQFTEDPHTCLFGTLSLWQGLDVPGETCQQVIIDRIPFPRPDDPLLSARQRAVERSGGNGFMAVAATHAALLLAQGSGRLIRTSTDRGVVSVLDPRLATARYADFLRASLPPMWTTTDPALVRQALARLATT; encoded by the coding sequence ATGTCCGCTGCAGCGCCGGCCCAGGAGCCTCGGCCGAACGAGGCGGAGGGAGTGCGGGAGCTGCTCGCGGCGGCGGTGGAGGCGCTGGGTGGTGAGACGCGGGCCGGCCAGGTGCAGATGGCGGAGGGGGTGGCCCGGGCGATGGAGTCCGGACAGCACCTGCTCGTCCAGGCCGGCACCGGCACCGGCAAGTCGCTGGGGTACCTGGTGCCCGCGTTGCTGCACCGCGAACGCGTGGTCGTCGCCACCGCGACGCTTGCGCTCCAGCACCAGCTGGTCGAACGCGACCTGCCCGCGCTGACCGATGCGGTGGCGGACCTGCTGCCGCAGACTCCGACGTACGCCGTCCTCAAGGGTCGATCCAACTACGCCTGCCTGCACCGCGTGCGTGAGGGCGTGCCCGACGACCAGGGAACGCTGGTCGACCTTCCGACGGGCTCGATCGGGGCCGAGGTCGTGGCGCTGCGCGAGTGGATCGAGGAAGAGGCCGAGGCGGGCGGCACCGGCGAGAAGGACCGCGCGCCCCGGCACACCGACCGCGTGTGGCGACAGGTCAGCGTCAGCCACCGGGAGTGCCTCGGCGCGGCCAAGTGCCCCTACGCCACCGAGTGCTTCGCCGAACGAGCCAAGGAGAAGGCGGCCCGTTCACACCTGGTGGTGACCAACCACTCCCTGCTCGCGATCGATGCGATCGAGGGCATCCCGATGATCCCGGAGTACGACGCGGTGGTGATCGACGAGGCGCATGAGCTGGTCGCGCGGGTGACCCAGGCGGCCACCGACGAGCTCTCGCCGGCCGACGTCGAGCGCGCCGCCCGGCGTGGTCAGCGGCACGTCGAGGAGCACGAGGCCGACGACCTCGCCGACGCCGCCGACGCGCTGCGCAATGCGATCGACGGCGCCGCGCCCGGCCGTGTCGACCAGCTGCCCGTCGAGCTGACCGACGCTCTGGCACTGGTGCGCGACGCTGCCCGGGCACTGGTCTCCGCGCTGCCGAAGGACACCGACGACGCGGGCGCCACCCAGGCGCGCGGGTGGACCCAGGACATCTTCGCCACTGCCGAGAGGATGGCCGCCGGCAGCGAGCGCGACGTGCTGTGGGTGAGCGAGCGCGACGAGCGTCGGGGCGGCAACCAGCTGTGCGTCGCGCCGCTGGAGGTCGCCGGGCCGATGCGCGAGAAGCTGCTCGCCGAGAAGACCGTGGTCTTCACCTCCGCGACACTCAAGCTCGGCGGTGACTTCGACCGGGTGGCGACGTCCTTCGGGCTCGAGCTGTCCTCCCGCGGCGAGTCCTGGCAGGGCATCGACGTCGGGTCGCCGTTCGACTACGGCCAGCAGGCGATCCTCTACCTGGCCAAGCATCTGCCGCAGCCGGGTCGCGACGGGATGGCGCAGGCCACGCTCGACGAGATCGTCGCGTTGGTCGACGCGCTCGAGGGCCGCACTCTGGGGCTGTTCTCGAGCCGACGGGCCGCCGAGGCCGCCGCCGAGGAGGTACGCCGCCGGCTGCCGCACCTCACGACGCTGGCCCAGGGGGAAGCACAGCTGCCCGAGCTGGCCCGGCAGTTCACCGAGGACCCGCACACCTGTCTGTTCGGGACGCTGAGCCTGTGGCAGGGCCTGGACGTGCCGGGGGAGACCTGTCAGCAGGTCATCATCGACCGGATCCCGTTCCCGCGGCCCGACGATCCGCTGCTCTCGGCCCGCCAGCGTGCCGTCGAGAGGTCGGGGGGCAACGGCTTCATGGCTGTCGCGGCCACCCATGCCGCGCTGCTGCTGGCTCAGGGCAGCGGCCGGCTGATCCGCACCAGCACCGACCGGGGTGTGGTCTCCGTGCTCGACCCGCGGCTGGCGACGGCGCGGTACGCCGACTTCCTGCGGGCTAGCCTGCCGCCGATGTGGACGACGACGGATCCCGCGCTGGTCCGCCAAGCGCTTGCCCGGCTGGCCACCACCTGA
- a CDS encoding DUF6318 family protein: protein MVRVRPRPLVPVPLRGLLCGLTCGLACALALVGCGGSATHSPSPSNSPSASPSAVRSPAIPPMPSAAKAHSKAGAVAFARHYVDLINYAQATGDVKALRAVEAAGCESCTRVRHELERIYGAGGWIKGGAWRIADVADALPNTDTDGFNVDIVIKTTRQRVKSSREGSVNTVSGGANAITVFVSPSHGIAWKVSEWTRAK from the coding sequence ATGGTGCGAGTTCGACCCCGGCCGTTGGTGCCGGTGCCGCTGCGTGGGCTGTTGTGCGGGCTGACCTGCGGGCTGGCGTGCGCCCTGGCCCTGGTCGGCTGCGGTGGCTCCGCCACGCACTCGCCGTCCCCGTCGAACAGCCCGTCCGCCAGCCCCTCGGCTGTCCGATCCCCGGCGATCCCGCCGATGCCCTCGGCCGCCAAGGCGCACAGCAAGGCGGGTGCGGTCGCCTTCGCCCGCCACTACGTCGACCTGATCAACTACGCCCAGGCCACCGGCGACGTGAAGGCGCTGCGGGCCGTCGAGGCTGCGGGCTGCGAGTCGTGCACGCGGGTGAGGCATGAGCTCGAACGCATCTACGGAGCTGGGGGGTGGATCAAGGGCGGCGCATGGCGGATCGCCGACGTTGCCGATGCCCTGCCCAACACAGACACCGATGGATTCAACGTCGACATCGTGATCAAGACCACCCGTCAACGCGTGAAGAGCAGCCGCGAAGGGTCCGTGAATACAGTCAGTGGTGGCGCCAACGCAATCACCGTCTTCGTCTCGCCTAGCCACGGAATCGCTTGGAAGGTGTCGGAGTGGACCCGCGCAAAATAG
- the nrdR gene encoding transcriptional regulator NrdR, with protein sequence MHCPFCRSTDTRVLDSRVSDDGASIRRRRACTECEKRFTTVEQMQLTVLKRSGASEPFNRDKAVAGVAKACKGRPVGADDLARLGQTVEDVLRDRGWAEVPAHEIGLAILGPLRELDEVAYLRFASVYRAFQSAEDFETEIAVLRAERAAAEQAQPTG encoded by the coding sequence ATGCACTGCCCGTTCTGCCGCAGCACCGACACCCGGGTCCTCGACTCGCGGGTGTCCGACGACGGGGCAAGTATTCGCCGCCGGCGGGCATGCACGGAGTGCGAGAAGCGTTTCACCACTGTCGAGCAGATGCAGTTGACCGTGCTCAAGCGCAGTGGCGCCTCCGAGCCGTTCAACCGCGACAAGGCGGTGGCAGGTGTGGCCAAGGCGTGCAAGGGCCGGCCGGTCGGCGCCGACGACCTGGCCCGACTGGGCCAGACGGTGGAGGACGTGTTGCGGGACAGGGGCTGGGCCGAGGTCCCGGCCCACGAGATCGGGCTGGCGATCCTCGGACCGCTGCGCGAGCTCGATGAGGTCGCCTACCTGCGGTTCGCGAGCGTCTACCGGGCGTTCCAGTCCGCCGAGGACTTCGAGACCGAGATCGCGGTGCTGCGCGCGGAGCGTGCGGCCGCCGAACAAGCTCAGCCCACGGGCTGA
- a CDS encoding S53 family peptidase has protein sequence MTRIAPSVAAIAAAAALAAATTGLLSPAQAASNGRSTLPGSTPAWAKAQHRVGSTPGSQPVDFRVYLDWRGGDAAQKLAESVSTPGSPDYGKFLTPAQFHQQFSPNTSTVNAVESWLKGQGFKVTSVPGNRKYVEATGTASQAASAFKTSFAEYKVQGQTVRSNTTALSIPSTLTHVEAVIGLDESQTLAIQHKAAPPPPVFVNAQPCSSYWGEKTVDNTPTPDGTVLPATPDYAFAPCGYAGKQLQGAYGMSGAISSGNDGSGVTIGVIDAYASPTIVSDVETYSAKHGLPSIKGHFSQIVPPGTYNRATNKQQDPGGWSGEETLDIEAAHTMAPGADIVYIGAPNNYRDLDAIMNKVVDNHLADIVTNSYGYGGEALPTGYIKPQLDTQAQAAAEGISLLFSSGDNGDETGGVDGATPTPDWPASSPLVTAVGGTALGVDQGDSRQFELGWETEKQTLNADGTWSTPFYLYGAGGGTSRLFAQPSYQAGVVPSSISQTYGGAPMRAVPDVSALADPTTGMLVGQTQSFPDGHAAYSEYRIGGTSLASPLYAGMLALAMQQAGHPFGLANPVLYNARSASYDITTADKATYPGAVRADYVNGVDGSAGYVYSVRGFGDDGDLTIHVRNGYDDVTGVGSPNGQAWLDAVAGQ, from the coding sequence GTGACAAGAATTGCCCCGTCCGTCGCCGCGATCGCGGCGGCGGCAGCTCTCGCAGCCGCCACTACCGGCCTGCTCAGCCCGGCCCAGGCCGCCAGCAACGGCCGAAGCACCCTGCCCGGCAGCACCCCGGCCTGGGCGAAGGCCCAGCACAGGGTCGGCAGCACGCCCGGCTCGCAGCCTGTCGACTTCCGCGTCTACCTCGACTGGCGTGGCGGTGACGCCGCCCAGAAGCTCGCCGAGTCGGTCTCCACCCCCGGCAGTCCCGACTACGGCAAGTTCCTCACGCCCGCCCAGTTCCACCAGCAGTTCTCGCCCAACACCAGCACCGTGAACGCGGTGGAGTCCTGGCTGAAGGGTCAGGGCTTCAAGGTGACCTCGGTCCCCGGCAACCGCAAGTACGTCGAGGCGACCGGCACCGCCAGCCAGGCGGCCTCGGCGTTCAAGACCTCCTTCGCGGAGTACAAGGTGCAGGGCCAGACAGTGCGCAGCAACACCACCGCGCTGAGCATCCCGTCCACGCTCACCCACGTCGAGGCGGTGATCGGTCTCGACGAGTCGCAGACGCTTGCGATCCAGCACAAGGCGGCTCCCCCGCCGCCGGTGTTCGTGAACGCGCAGCCATGCTCGTCCTACTGGGGCGAGAAGACGGTCGACAACACGCCGACCCCGGACGGCACCGTGCTGCCGGCGACGCCCGACTACGCGTTCGCGCCGTGCGGCTATGCCGGCAAGCAGTTGCAGGGCGCCTACGGCATGAGCGGCGCGATCAGCAGCGGCAACGACGGCTCGGGTGTCACGATCGGTGTCATCGACGCCTACGCATCGCCGACCATCGTGTCCGACGTGGAGACCTACAGCGCGAAGCACGGCCTGCCGAGCATCAAGGGCCACTTCAGCCAGATCGTCCCGCCGGGCACCTACAACCGGGCTACCAACAAGCAGCAGGACCCGGGCGGCTGGTCCGGTGAGGAGACCCTCGACATCGAGGCCGCGCACACCATGGCTCCCGGTGCCGACATCGTCTACATCGGCGCTCCGAACAACTACCGCGACCTCGACGCGATCATGAACAAGGTCGTCGACAACCACCTGGCCGACATCGTCACCAACTCCTACGGGTACGGCGGCGAGGCACTGCCCACCGGCTACATCAAGCCGCAGCTGGACACCCAGGCTCAGGCGGCCGCGGAGGGCATCAGCCTGCTGTTCTCCTCCGGTGACAACGGTGACGAGACCGGCGGCGTCGACGGCGCCACCCCGACCCCTGACTGGCCGGCCTCGAGCCCGCTGGTGACCGCGGTCGGTGGCACCGCGCTGGGCGTGGACCAGGGCGACAGCCGACAGTTCGAGCTGGGCTGGGAGACCGAGAAGCAGACCCTGAACGCCGACGGCACCTGGAGCACTCCGTTCTACCTGTACGGCGCCGGCGGCGGCACCAGCAGGCTGTTCGCGCAGCCGTCCTACCAGGCCGGCGTGGTGCCGAGCTCCATCAGCCAGACCTACGGTGGTGCGCCGATGCGCGCCGTTCCCGACGTGTCGGCGCTGGCCGACCCGACGACCGGCATGCTGGTGGGGCAGACCCAGTCCTTCCCCGACGGTCACGCGGCCTACTCGGAGTACCGGATCGGAGGCACCAGCCTGGCGTCTCCGCTGTACGCCGGCATGCTGGCGCTGGCGATGCAGCAGGCAGGTCACCCGTTCGGTCTGGCCAACCCGGTGCTGTACAACGCGCGGAGCGCGTCGTACGACATCACCACTGCCGACAAGGCGACCTACCCGGGCGCAGTGCGTGCTGACTACGTCAACGGGGTGGACGGCAGTGCCGGGTACGTCTACTCGGTGCGTGGGTTCGGCGACGACGGCGACCTGACCATCCACGTCCGCAACGGCTACGACGACGTCACCGGCGTCGGCTCGCCCAACGGGCAGGCGTGGCTGGACGCGGTCGCCGGCCAGTAG
- a CDS encoding helix-turn-helix transcriptional regulator, translated as MSRPTTGGAHRGQRGTSRAEVLAALRDAPDALDVQAISRMLDLHANTVRFHLDHLVADELVERSVRTEGRRGRPRATYAALPTTDIDEDQRNYRLLAEILAGFVANTHADPSAASRDAGRAWGSYLAEEPPPHRETAAEDAVNQLTALLDDVGFAPRRSDGNQIRLEHCPFREVAADRPDVVCSVHLGLMQGALEKMRAPMRTGRLLPFVEPSLCIAEIEPEIEPG; from the coding sequence ATGAGCCGTCCCACGACCGGCGGCGCCCACCGGGGCCAGCGTGGCACCAGCCGCGCGGAGGTGCTGGCCGCGCTCCGCGACGCGCCCGACGCCTTGGACGTGCAGGCGATCTCGAGGATGCTCGACCTGCACGCCAACACCGTGCGGTTCCACCTCGACCACCTCGTTGCGGACGAGCTCGTCGAGCGGTCGGTCCGCACGGAGGGCCGGCGCGGCCGGCCGCGGGCGACGTACGCCGCGCTTCCCACAACCGACATCGACGAGGATCAGCGCAACTACCGACTGCTCGCCGAGATCCTGGCCGGGTTCGTCGCGAACACCCACGCCGATCCGTCCGCGGCATCCCGGGACGCAGGCAGGGCCTGGGGAAGCTACCTCGCGGAGGAACCACCGCCCCATCGTGAGACTGCCGCCGAGGATGCGGTCAACCAGCTGACCGCGCTCCTCGACGACGTCGGCTTCGCTCCACGGCGCAGCGACGGCAACCAGATCCGACTGGAGCACTGTCCCTTCCGGGAGGTCGCCGCCGACCGGCCCGACGTCGTCTGCTCGGTCCATCTCGGCCTGATGCAGGGCGCGCTGGAGAAGATGCGGGCACCGATGCGGACCGGCCGGCTGCTCCCGTTCGTCGAGCCCTCACTGTGCATCGCCGAGATCGAGCCGGAGATCGAGCCGGGGTGA
- a CDS encoding LemA family protein, whose protein sequence is MVAVIIIVIIVLLLAAFAVVGFNKLRKSDIGAQEALGGIDVQLTRRAELIPNLVETVKGYAAHEKGVFEEVTAARTQVATAAKGDDVAAKAAADAALQGALVRVNAVAENYPDLKANTNFLELQKQLAGTEDQLSFARQYYNDAVATLNKAVQTLPWMFFTGVAGVHKRDFYEAPVGQQAQPQVDFGTGTTTPPPPAAPAGS, encoded by the coding sequence GTGGTCGCCGTGATCATCATCGTCATCATCGTCCTGCTGCTGGCGGCCTTCGCCGTCGTCGGCTTCAACAAGCTCCGCAAGTCCGACATCGGCGCGCAGGAGGCGCTCGGCGGGATCGACGTGCAGCTCACCCGCCGGGCAGAGCTGATTCCGAACCTCGTCGAGACCGTGAAGGGCTACGCGGCGCACGAGAAGGGGGTGTTCGAGGAGGTCACCGCCGCCCGCACCCAGGTCGCGACCGCGGCCAAGGGCGACGACGTAGCGGCCAAGGCGGCTGCAGACGCTGCGCTGCAGGGCGCGCTGGTCCGGGTGAACGCGGTCGCGGAGAACTACCCCGACCTCAAGGCGAACACCAACTTCCTGGAGCTGCAGAAGCAGTTGGCCGGCACCGAGGACCAGCTCTCCTTCGCGCGGCAGTACTACAACGACGCCGTCGCGACGCTGAACAAGGCCGTGCAGACACTGCCGTGGATGTTCTTCACCGGTGTCGCGGGCGTGCACAAGCGTGACTTCTATGAGGCGCCCGTTGGTCAGCAGGCCCAGCCCCAGGTCGACTTCGGCACCGGTACGACGACCCCGCCGCCTCCTGCTGCGCCTGCTGGCTCCTGA
- a CDS encoding phosphatase PAP2 family protein produces MTLEMQETPVPVAVAARRRFHWRHGIAELALIGFLYVAYSASRLLASNDLAPARERAAKLLDVEQVLGIAWENALNQWFVLDHALAVFGSYWYATTHYIVTAGVLVWLFGQGPRRYLPARRALVIATVLGLAAYLTMPTAPPRLFGGYVDVLQLTSGDGWWSGDASAPKGLGDLTNQLAAFPSLHAGWALWVAVVLQRYGRWRGLRIAGWAYAATTSLVIIGTANHWVLDAVTGWVVVLIGFVVVRWWPAGQALGGPARDPSSSTSAAG; encoded by the coding sequence GTGACCCTGGAGATGCAGGAGACCCCGGTGCCGGTGGCGGTGGCCGCCCGACGCCGGTTCCATTGGCGTCACGGCATCGCTGAGCTGGCCCTGATCGGCTTCCTCTACGTCGCCTACTCCGCATCCCGTCTGCTCGCCAGCAACGACCTGGCCCCGGCGCGGGAGCGGGCCGCCAAGCTGCTCGACGTCGAGCAGGTGCTCGGCATCGCCTGGGAGAACGCGCTGAACCAGTGGTTCGTGCTCGACCACGCTCTCGCGGTGTTCGGCAGCTACTGGTACGCCACGACCCACTACATCGTCACGGCCGGTGTGCTGGTGTGGCTCTTCGGCCAGGGCCCGCGCCGCTACCTCCCGGCGCGCCGAGCGCTGGTGATCGCCACCGTGCTCGGTCTGGCCGCCTACCTCACGATGCCGACCGCCCCGCCGCGACTCTTCGGCGGCTACGTCGACGTCCTCCAGCTCACCTCGGGCGACGGCTGGTGGAGCGGAGACGCGTCTGCGCCCAAGGGCCTCGGCGACCTGACCAACCAGCTCGCCGCCTTCCCCTCGCTGCATGCGGGCTGGGCACTCTGGGTGGCCGTCGTACTGCAGCGATACGGCCGCTGGCGCGGCCTCCGGATCGCCGGCTGGGCGTACGCCGCCACCACGTCGCTGGTGATCATCGGCACCGCCAACCACTGGGTCCTTGACGCGGTCACCGGCTGGGTCGTGGTGCTGATCGGCTTCGTCGTGGTCAGGTGGTGGCCAGCCGGGCAAGCGCTTGGCGGACCAGCGCGGGATCCGTCGTCGTCCACATCGGCGGCAGGCTAG
- a CDS encoding LysM peptidoglycan-binding domain-containing protein: protein MSTMTISPIRTVRPVRPLHVITDAPVRRPVARVETRSALRLTRRGRAVFLVAFLALLVTLMVAFGGLATATHDSGTPDPVRIVEIGPGDTLYGLAGSIAAPGHVRDMVSHIEQLNSLSGPELQVGQRLALPLDSGATN from the coding sequence ATGAGCACGATGACGATTTCCCCGATCCGTACGGTGAGGCCGGTGCGGCCGCTGCACGTGATCACCGATGCGCCGGTGCGGCGACCGGTGGCTCGCGTCGAGACCCGGTCGGCGCTGCGGCTGACCCGCCGCGGTCGGGCGGTGTTCCTGGTCGCGTTCCTCGCTCTGCTGGTGACCCTGATGGTCGCCTTCGGCGGGCTGGCCACCGCCACCCATGACTCCGGGACGCCCGACCCGGTGCGGATCGTCGAGATCGGTCCGGGCGACACCCTCTACGGGCTGGCCGGGTCGATCGCAGCCCCGGGGCACGTGCGGGACATGGTGTCGCACATCGAGCAGCTCAACTCGCTGTCCGGTCCGGAGCTCCAGGTCGGTCAGCGGCTGGCGCTCCCGCTGGACTCGGGCGCCACGAACTGA
- the lexA gene encoding transcriptional repressor LexA: protein MATKSTTKRPARSAKGDKDATKERHATVTALPDAAPDATGLTPRQQRILNTLRESIERRGYPPSIREIGDTVGLASSSSVAHQLRVLEKKGFIKRDPNRPRALEVFIPELMAARRAISHADSGDESFDPTGIGDAVPGAQYVPLVGRIAAGVPILAEEQVEEVFPLPKSLVGEGTLFLLEVSGDSMVGAAICHGDYVVVRQAQTAENGDIVAAMLDGEATVKTFQRKSGKVWLLPHNDAYDPIDGTHATILGKVTAVLRRV from the coding sequence ATGGCCACCAAGAGCACCACGAAGCGCCCCGCACGCAGCGCCAAGGGCGACAAGGACGCCACCAAGGAGCGACACGCAACCGTCACCGCGCTGCCCGACGCGGCGCCCGACGCGACCGGACTCACCCCTCGGCAGCAACGCATCCTGAACACGCTTCGCGAGTCGATCGAGCGCCGCGGCTACCCGCCGAGCATCCGCGAGATCGGCGACACGGTGGGCCTGGCCAGCTCCTCCAGCGTCGCTCACCAGCTGCGCGTGCTGGAGAAGAAGGGCTTCATCAAGCGCGACCCCAACCGTCCGCGGGCGCTGGAGGTGTTCATCCCCGAGCTGATGGCCGCCCGTCGCGCGATCTCCCACGCCGACTCCGGCGACGAGAGCTTCGACCCGACCGGGATCGGCGACGCGGTGCCCGGCGCTCAGTACGTCCCGCTGGTCGGCCGGATCGCCGCGGGTGTGCCGATCCTCGCCGAGGAGCAGGTCGAGGAGGTCTTCCCGCTGCCCAAGTCACTGGTCGGCGAGGGCACCCTCTTCCTGCTCGAGGTCTCCGGCGACTCGATGGTCGGCGCAGCGATCTGCCACGGCGACTACGTGGTGGTCCGCCAGGCCCAGACGGCGGAGAACGGCGACATCGTGGCCGCGATGCTCGATGGCGAGGCCACCGTGAAGACCTTCCAGCGCAAGTCCGGCAAGGTCTGGCTGCTCCCCCACAACGACGCCTATGATCCGATCGACGGCACCCACGCCACCATTCTCGGCAAGGTGACCGCCGTACTCCGCCGGGTCTAG